Proteins encoded within one genomic window of Cucumis sativus cultivar 9930 chromosome 3, Cucumber_9930_V3, whole genome shotgun sequence:
- the LOC101213377 gene encoding DEAD-box ATP-dependent RNA helicase 47, mitochondrial: MNALVPGRLFLFAGESFPFHKLPQVCRSTFFHSGVFCLNKAEVNHGPLTLASLGFKSEFQETDKSQVNKVAELDTPRDISKSKVKIVRNNEKKVGGARSSVEIQMAPFAAKSFSELGLADALIERLESEGFTVPTDIQSASIPTILKKHDVVIQSYTGSGKTLAYVLPILSEIGPFKNTISNYNDEPGKKKEIEAVIVAPSRELGMQIVREVEKILGPANRKVVQQLVGGANRSRQEEALKKNKPSIVVGTPGRIAEISATGKLHTHGCSFLILDEVDELLSFNFREDMHRILEHVGRRSGANSRGSENTQARRAERQLVMVSATVPFSVVRAAKSWGFDPLLVKANKVAPLESVPPSGPVNLRAPSSGSTSDSTLQSQTAIDTLPPSLKHYYCTSRLQHKVDMLRRCIHALDAKFVMVFMNHTKQLRDVVFKLKARGVTAAELHGDLGKLARSTTLKSFKNGELRVLVTNELSARGLDIAECDLVVNLDLPTDSIHYAHRAGRTGRLGRMGTVLSICEEPEVFVVKKLQKQLGVPILACDFNEGKLVLNEEEKI, from the coding sequence ATGAATGCTTTAGTACCGGGGAggttatttttgtttgctgGAGAGTCGTTTCCCTTCCATAAGTTACCACAAGTTTGTCGATCGACTTTCTTTCACAGTGGTGTGTTTTGTCTTAACAAGGCAGAGGTGAACCATGGACCCCTTACTCTTGCTAGCCTTGGGTTCAAAAGTGAGTTTCAGGAGACAGACAAGAGCCAAGTGAATAAAGTTGCCGAGTTGGATACCCCACGGGATATCTCGAAAAGTAAAGTAAAGATTGTTCGGAACAATGAAAAGAAGGTCGGTGGAGCGAGAAGTTCGGTAGAAATACAGATGGCTCCATTTGCTGCCAAGTCATTTTCTGAGCTTGGTCTGGCAGATGCATTGATAGAGAGGTTAGAGAGTGAAGGATTCACGGTTCCTACTGACATTCAATCTGCATCAATTCCaaccattttgaaaaaacatgaTGTTGTCATTCAATCTTACACGGGTTCTGGGAAAACATTAGCATATGTCCTTCCCATCCTTTCAGAAATAGGTCCGTTTAAGAATACAATTTCGAATTACAATGACGAACctggaaagaaaaaggagataGAGGCAGTTATTGTAGCTCCATCAAGGGAGTTGGGAATGCAAATTGTGAGAGAGGTGGAGAAGATATTAGGACCTGCAAACCGGAAAGTAGTTCAGCAGCTTGTTGGAGGTGCAAACCGTTCAAGGCAGGAAGaagctttaaagaaaaacaaaccttCCATTGTTGTTGGGACACCAGGAAGGATTGCGGAGATTAGTGCTACAGGGAAGCTTCACACACATGGTTGTAGCTTCTTGATCTTAGATGAGGTGGACGAACtactttcatttaattttcgGGAAGACATGCATCGTATATTGGAACATGTAGGAAGAAGATCAGGCGCCAATTCACGTGGATCAGAAAACACTCAAGCAAGAAGGGCAGAGCGACAATTAGTCATGGTGTCTGCGACAGTCCCATTTTCCGTAGTAAGGGCAGCTAAAAGCTGGGGATTCGACCCTCTTCTTGTCAAGGCCAACAAGGTTGCCCCACTTGAATCGGTTCCTCCCTCGGGACCGGTTAATCTGAGAGCGCCTTCTTCTGGATCAACATCGGATTCAACTTTGCAGAGTCAGACTGCCATTGATACTCTACCTCCCTCTTTAAAACACTACTATTGCACATCAAGGTTGCAACATAAGGTTGATATGTTAAGACGGTGCATTCATGCACTCGATGCCAAATTTGTGATGGTTTTCATGAACCACACAAAGCAACTTAGGGACGTGGTCTTCAAGTTAAAGGCTCGGGGGGTGACTGCGGCAGAGCTACATGGAGATCTTGGAAAACTTGCAAGATCAACtactttgaaaagtttcaaGAATGGTGAATTAAGAGTTTTAGTGACCAATGAATTATCAGCTAGGGGTTTGGACATTGCTGAATGTGATCTTGTAGTCAATCTAGATCTGCCTACAGATTCAATTCATTACGCACATCGAGCTGGCCGGACGGGACGGCTCGGAAGGATGGGGACTGTGTTGAGTATTTGTGAGGAGCCAGAAGTGTTTGTGGTGAAGAAACTGCAGAAGCAACTTGGTGTGCCCATTTTAGCTTGTGATTTTAATGAGGGAAAGCTTGTTCtgaatgaagaagagaaaatctAG
- the LOC101209473 gene encoding cytochrome P450 87A3 isoform X2 produces MAFWDGAPCLEEGSMGLPLLGETLQFFAPNTSSDIPPFIRKRMDRYGPIFRTSLVGRPLIVSTDPDLNHFIFQQEGQLFQSWYPDTFTEIFGRQNVGSLHGFMYKYLKNMVLHLFGPESLKKMIPEVEAVATRRLKQWSSHNPVELKDKTASMIFDLTAKKLISYDSENSSENLRDNFVAFIQGLISFPLNVPGTAYNKCLQGRKKAMRMLKNMLQERRTNPRKQRIDFFDFVLEELEKDGTLLTEEIALDLMFVLLFASFETTSLAITAAIKFLLNNPHVLEELTAEHEGILKRREISDSRLTWGEYKSMTFTFQFINETVRLANIVPGIFRKALKDIEFKGYTIPSGWAVMVCPPAVHLNPEKYVDPLAFNPWRWEKSELNGGSKHFMAFGGGMRFCVGTDFTKVQMAVFLHCLVTKYRFKAIKGGNIIRTPGLQFPDGFHVQIMEK; encoded by the exons ATGGCTTTCTGGGACGGAGCTCCATGTCTGGAAGAAG GTTCAATGGGTTTGCCCTTACTTGGTGAAACCCTGCAGTTCTTTGCTCCCAATACCTCCTCTGATATTCCTCCattcattagaaaaagaatggaTAG GTATGGACCTATATTCAGAACAAGTTTGGTGGGAAGACCATTGATTGTCTCAACAGACCCCGACTTAAATCACTTTATCTTTCAACAAGAGGGACAATTGTTCCAGAGCTGGTATCCTGATACCTTCACAGAGATATTTGGAAGACAAAATGTTGGTTCGTTGCACGGATTCATGTATAAATATCTAAAGAATATGGTTCTTCATCTTTTTGGCCCTGAAAGTCTGAAAAAGATGATACCTGAAGTTGAGGCTGTAGCAACCAGAAGATTGAAACAATGGTCATCGCATAACCCAGTTGAATTGAAGGATAAGACTGCAAGT ATGATTTTTGATCTGACTGCAAAGAAGCTGATTAGTTATGATTCAGAAAATTCTTCCGAGAATTTGAGAGACAACTTTGTTGCATTCATACAGGGCTTAATCTCCTTCCCTCTAAATGTTCCCGGAACTGCTTATAACAAATGCTTACAG GGCAGGAAAAAAGCAATGAGGATGCTGAAGAACATGTTACAAGAAAGGCGAACAAATCCAAGGAAACAACGAATAgatttttttgattttgttctcGAAGAACTGGAGAAGGATGGAACTCTTCTTACTGAGGAAATTGCTTTGGACCTCATGTTCGTACTACTTTTTGCAAGCTTTGAAACTACATCACTTGCTATTACAGCAGCCATCAAATTTCTCCTCAACAATCCTCATGTGCTTGAGGAATTGACG GCTGAACATGAGGGAATATTGAAGAGAAGGGAAATTTCAGATTCTAGGCTTACATGGGGGGAATACAAATCCATGACATTCACATTTCAG TTTATCAATGAAACTGTGAGACTGGCAAATATAGTTCCAGGAATTTTTCGAAAAGCACTGAAAGATATCGAGTTTAAAG GATATACCATTCCATCTGGTTGGGCTGTTATGGTCTGCCCTCCAGCCGTGCACTTAAATCCAGAAAAGTACGTTGATCCCCTTGCTTTTAACCCGTGGCGATGGGAG AAATCTGAATTGAACGGAGGCTCTAAACATTTCATGGCTTTTGGTGGTGGCATGAGGTTCTGTGTTGGTACAGATTTTACCAAAGTGCAAATGGCTGTGTTTCTCCACTGCCTGGTTACAAAGTACAG GTTCAAAGCAATCAAAGGGGGCAACATCATTCGAACTCCCGGCTTACAGTTTCCCGATGGCTTCCATGTTCAGATAATGgagaaatga
- the LOC101209473 gene encoding cytochrome P450 87A3 isoform X3: MSGRRYGPIFRTSLVGRPLIVSTDPDLNHFIFQQEGQLFQSWYPDTFTEIFGRQNVGSLHGFMYKYLKNMVLHLFGPESLKKMIPEVEAVATRRLKQWSSHNPVELKDKTASMIFDLTAKKLISYDSENSSENLRDNFVAFIQGLISFPLNVPGTAYNKCLQGRKKAMRMLKNMLQERRTNPRKQRIDFFDFVLEELEKDGTLLTEEIALDLMFVLLFASFETTSLAITAAIKFLLNNPHVLEELTAEHEGILKRREISDSRLTWGEYKSMTFTFQFINETVRLANIVPGIFRKALKDIEFKGYTIPSGWAVMVCPPAVHLNPEKYVDPLAFNPWRWEKSELNGGSKHFMAFGGGMRFCVGTDFTKVQMAVFLHCLVTKYRFKAIKGGNIIRTPGLQFPDGFHVQIMEK; this comes from the exons ATGTCTGGAAGAAG GTATGGACCTATATTCAGAACAAGTTTGGTGGGAAGACCATTGATTGTCTCAACAGACCCCGACTTAAATCACTTTATCTTTCAACAAGAGGGACAATTGTTCCAGAGCTGGTATCCTGATACCTTCACAGAGATATTTGGAAGACAAAATGTTGGTTCGTTGCACGGATTCATGTATAAATATCTAAAGAATATGGTTCTTCATCTTTTTGGCCCTGAAAGTCTGAAAAAGATGATACCTGAAGTTGAGGCTGTAGCAACCAGAAGATTGAAACAATGGTCATCGCATAACCCAGTTGAATTGAAGGATAAGACTGCAAGT ATGATTTTTGATCTGACTGCAAAGAAGCTGATTAGTTATGATTCAGAAAATTCTTCCGAGAATTTGAGAGACAACTTTGTTGCATTCATACAGGGCTTAATCTCCTTCCCTCTAAATGTTCCCGGAACTGCTTATAACAAATGCTTACAG GGCAGGAAAAAAGCAATGAGGATGCTGAAGAACATGTTACAAGAAAGGCGAACAAATCCAAGGAAACAACGAATAgatttttttgattttgttctcGAAGAACTGGAGAAGGATGGAACTCTTCTTACTGAGGAAATTGCTTTGGACCTCATGTTCGTACTACTTTTTGCAAGCTTTGAAACTACATCACTTGCTATTACAGCAGCCATCAAATTTCTCCTCAACAATCCTCATGTGCTTGAGGAATTGACG GCTGAACATGAGGGAATATTGAAGAGAAGGGAAATTTCAGATTCTAGGCTTACATGGGGGGAATACAAATCCATGACATTCACATTTCAG TTTATCAATGAAACTGTGAGACTGGCAAATATAGTTCCAGGAATTTTTCGAAAAGCACTGAAAGATATCGAGTTTAAAG GATATACCATTCCATCTGGTTGGGCTGTTATGGTCTGCCCTCCAGCCGTGCACTTAAATCCAGAAAAGTACGTTGATCCCCTTGCTTTTAACCCGTGGCGATGGGAG AAATCTGAATTGAACGGAGGCTCTAAACATTTCATGGCTTTTGGTGGTGGCATGAGGTTCTGTGTTGGTACAGATTTTACCAAAGTGCAAATGGCTGTGTTTCTCCACTGCCTGGTTACAAAGTACAG GTTCAAAGCAATCAAAGGGGGCAACATCATTCGAACTCCCGGCTTACAGTTTCCCGATGGCTTCCATGTTCAGATAATGgagaaatga
- the LOC101209473 gene encoding cytochrome P450 87A3 isoform X1, with protein MWLLLIGAIVVLSFTHWVYSWINPKCNGKLPPGSMGLPLLGETLQFFAPNTSSDIPPFIRKRMDRYGPIFRTSLVGRPLIVSTDPDLNHFIFQQEGQLFQSWYPDTFTEIFGRQNVGSLHGFMYKYLKNMVLHLFGPESLKKMIPEVEAVATRRLKQWSSHNPVELKDKTASMIFDLTAKKLISYDSENSSENLRDNFVAFIQGLISFPLNVPGTAYNKCLQGRKKAMRMLKNMLQERRTNPRKQRIDFFDFVLEELEKDGTLLTEEIALDLMFVLLFASFETTSLAITAAIKFLLNNPHVLEELTAEHEGILKRREISDSRLTWGEYKSMTFTFQFINETVRLANIVPGIFRKALKDIEFKGYTIPSGWAVMVCPPAVHLNPEKYVDPLAFNPWRWEKSELNGGSKHFMAFGGGMRFCVGTDFTKVQMAVFLHCLVTKYRFKAIKGGNIIRTPGLQFPDGFHVQIMEK; from the exons atGTGGCTTCTTTTGATTGGAGCTATtgttgttttaagttttacaCACTGGGTTTATAGTTGGATAAATCCCAAATGTAATGGAAAACTTCCACCAGGTTCAATGGGTTTGCCCTTACTTGGTGAAACCCTGCAGTTCTTTGCTCCCAATACCTCCTCTGATATTCCTCCattcattagaaaaagaatggaTAG GTATGGACCTATATTCAGAACAAGTTTGGTGGGAAGACCATTGATTGTCTCAACAGACCCCGACTTAAATCACTTTATCTTTCAACAAGAGGGACAATTGTTCCAGAGCTGGTATCCTGATACCTTCACAGAGATATTTGGAAGACAAAATGTTGGTTCGTTGCACGGATTCATGTATAAATATCTAAAGAATATGGTTCTTCATCTTTTTGGCCCTGAAAGTCTGAAAAAGATGATACCTGAAGTTGAGGCTGTAGCAACCAGAAGATTGAAACAATGGTCATCGCATAACCCAGTTGAATTGAAGGATAAGACTGCAAGT ATGATTTTTGATCTGACTGCAAAGAAGCTGATTAGTTATGATTCAGAAAATTCTTCCGAGAATTTGAGAGACAACTTTGTTGCATTCATACAGGGCTTAATCTCCTTCCCTCTAAATGTTCCCGGAACTGCTTATAACAAATGCTTACAG GGCAGGAAAAAAGCAATGAGGATGCTGAAGAACATGTTACAAGAAAGGCGAACAAATCCAAGGAAACAACGAATAgatttttttgattttgttctcGAAGAACTGGAGAAGGATGGAACTCTTCTTACTGAGGAAATTGCTTTGGACCTCATGTTCGTACTACTTTTTGCAAGCTTTGAAACTACATCACTTGCTATTACAGCAGCCATCAAATTTCTCCTCAACAATCCTCATGTGCTTGAGGAATTGACG GCTGAACATGAGGGAATATTGAAGAGAAGGGAAATTTCAGATTCTAGGCTTACATGGGGGGAATACAAATCCATGACATTCACATTTCAG TTTATCAATGAAACTGTGAGACTGGCAAATATAGTTCCAGGAATTTTTCGAAAAGCACTGAAAGATATCGAGTTTAAAG GATATACCATTCCATCTGGTTGGGCTGTTATGGTCTGCCCTCCAGCCGTGCACTTAAATCCAGAAAAGTACGTTGATCCCCTTGCTTTTAACCCGTGGCGATGGGAG AAATCTGAATTGAACGGAGGCTCTAAACATTTCATGGCTTTTGGTGGTGGCATGAGGTTCTGTGTTGGTACAGATTTTACCAAAGTGCAAATGGCTGTGTTTCTCCACTGCCTGGTTACAAAGTACAG GTTCAAAGCAATCAAAGGGGGCAACATCATTCGAACTCCCGGCTTACAGTTTCCCGATGGCTTCCATGTTCAGATAATGgagaaatga
- the LOC101213613 gene encoding bifunctional bis(5'-adenosyl)-triphosphatase/adenylylsulfatase FHIT, with translation MTSNSEYYMFGPHKIHKNFIFYATNLSYVMVNLRPVRPGHVLVIPKRMVKRFVDLKGEEVCDLWLTAQLIGAKLELFHNASSLTLNLQDGPKAGQTVPHVHIHVIPRKACDFKRNDDIYDAMNENDRELSKQHIDMEEERKDRGFEEMKEEAHHYTKLFF, from the exons ATGACGTCAAATTCGGAGTACTATATGTTTGGACCTCACAAGATAcacaaaaattttatattttacgcCACTAATCTTTCATATGTAATGGTCAACCTTCGTCCCGTTCGTCCTggt catgtatTAGTGATTCCAAAGCGAATGGTTAAGCGCTTTGTGGATCTGAAGGGTGAAGAGGTATGCGATCTATGGCTCACAGCTCAACTAATTGGTGCTAAATTGGAGCTCTTTCACAACGCTTCCTCCCTTACTTTAAACCTTCAA GATGGGCCAAAAGCAGGACAAACTGTACCACATGTTCATATCCACGTTATCCCGAGGAAAGCTTGTgattttaagagaaatgaTGATATCTACGATGCG atgaatgaaaatgatagAGAATTATCAAAGCAACATATTGATATGGAAGAGGAGAGGAAGGACAGAGGGTTTGAGGAGATGAAAGAAGAAGCTCATCACTAcacaaaacttttcttctag